A DNA window from Anastrepha obliqua isolate idAnaObli1 chromosome 5, idAnaObli1_1.0, whole genome shotgun sequence contains the following coding sequences:
- the LOC129249455 gene encoding acylglycerol kinase, mitochondrial has product MVSFTTLRNHWKKSLFAAGIAGYGLYYAKTSFDISQHMKNVCTNTIAQGKVCDKPKHILVVLNPAANKRKAEKMFKDYCEPILHLSGYSVDIIKTTEEGHIKTWLNDMTVRPHAIVVAGGDGTASEVVTGLLRRKEGKCPIVLLPLGRKSTSALKYLDFKPENKLERVKSLTAALMPLLQEKVKNESVMKVDFVNDPTDNVVPSKNSNTIYGLTDFSWGLLRDLESITDKYWYFGPLRQYAATLLNAFSSKLNWNLSTNFIYTPPCAGCRNCQPNENTSYVKKFLPRIYTVPHNNAVNANSYKLNEDCDTKIEGHTNANQLNITCKQNSDSITELETKIIDTLTPGIEFVKKVNKVIEKELEPNSLIKSRTINLLPALKNAADAHYSVDGEEYRVKPLRIEVVPNAIQVFCN; this is encoded by the exons ATGGTTAGCTTTACAACCTTACGAAATCACTGGAAGAAATCGTTGTTTGCAGCCGGCATTGCAGGCTACGGACTGTATTATGCAAAAACAAGCTTTGA tatatcACAGcatatgaaaaatgtatgcacGAATACTATAGCTCAAGGGAAAGTTTGTGACAAGCCCAAGCATATTTTGGTAGTTTTAAATCCTGCAGCTAACAAAAGAAAGGCAGAGAAAATG TTTAAGGATTACTGCGAGCCCATTCTACATCTATCTGGTTACAGCGTGGATATCATTAAAACGACGGAAGAGGGACATATCAAGACATGGCTGAACGATATGACTGTGCGTCCACATGCGATTGTAGTTGCCGGTGGCGATGGTACGGCATCTGAAGTAGTTACCGGCTTGTTGCGGCGAAAGGAAGGCAAGTGCCCAATTGTATTACTGCCATTGGGTCGGAAAAGCACAAGTGCGTTGAAATATCTCGACTTTAAACCGGAAAACAAACTCGAGCGTGTGAAATCGTTAACCGCAGCCTTAATGCCTTTGCTGCAAGAGAAAGTAAAGAACGAAAGTGTTATGAAAGTAGATTTCGTTAATGATCCAACAGATAATGTGGTCCCTTCCAAAAACTCTAACACCATTTATGGATTGACTGACTTTTCGTGGGGTCTATTAAGAGATCTTGAGAGCATTACAGATAAATATTGGTACTTCGGACCGCTGAGGCAGTATGCAGCTACGTTATTAAATGCATTCTCAAGTAAATTAAACTGGAATCTCTCCACAAATTTCATTTACACACCGCCTTGTGCTGGCTGTCGCAATTGCCAGCCGAATGAGAATACATCTTACGTAAAAAAGTTTTTGCCCAGAATATATACAGTTCCGCACAATAATGCGGTTAACGCGAACTCTTATAAATTGAATGAAGACTGCGATACGAAAATTGAAGGGCACACAAATGCTAATCAACTTAATATAACATGTAAGCAAAATAGTGACTCAATTACAGAACTTGAAACCAAAATTATCGATACACTCACGCCTGGTATCGaattcgttaaaaaagtaaataaagtaattgaaaaagAGCTGGAGCCCAACAGCTTAATTAAAAGTAGAACAATAAATCTACTGCCTGCACTTAAGAATGCAGCTGATGCGCATTACTCGGTCGATGGCGAGGAATATCGTGTTAAACCGTTACGCATCGAAGTTGTTCCAAATGCTATTCAAGTATTTtgcaattaa